In Aphis gossypii isolate Hap1 unplaced genomic scaffold, ASM2018417v2 Contig00547, whole genome shotgun sequence, the genomic stretch ttaaattagattagtacagtacacaatataatacaataatataacatacttatactaatattactaatatatataataatataatatactattactaaattattaccaGATGTTAAGACAAAATATAGGATTTATTGTTAAGGTCAGTATGGATTAACTATAACATTACTGTTTACTAATAAAACTCttacataaatacttatttacatagtgcatttttcataatataaaaaaaatatacaaaataaatatgattgaaaaaaaaaagtacaatgatataataatacacaattataattcgttatatataattatagacatGGCAAGATCTAAAGGCtgatgctaaaaaaaaacaggcacaaataaataaaaatttaaaaggtaCTGGAGGCGGGCCATCAACAGCTGGATCACTTGATAGTTTAAGTGAAACGGTGGTTGGTATGATAGGTGTAGTGCCTATTTCTGGGGACCCTTTAATTACGGATTATCCAATTTGTTTTGACTTTGATTCCCCAAacaggtaatttattttaataatattaatataaagagTTATTCGAATTAATTTACAGTTAACTAATTAGATACTATGTTATAGACAACAAAACCAACCATTAGTTATCAATGTaccaaataatgaaaaattagatGAATTGGATTCAACAAACATgtaatataacaacattttaacttaataataatagtgatatgTACTGTCCCtgaattttttcattacatttgttttaaaaatattgtagaacAACAGTTACATGACATGAATAATGCATGtaattattcacaaaaaaaaaaaaaataaaaatttcactttcattctacaattattataaaagacagagttaaagtataatttaagaaagaTCAGGGGTTACTTATGAGTCAGTATTGGACAtgagtaaaataacaatttatttaaatttaaattgtggtGTTgagatttaatttcaaatataagatattaaacaTGTTAATAGTAGGATACAGTACATGTTAATTTTGCATGATCCAAACACTTTTaacatttactaatttttcatttttagt encodes the following:
- the LOC126554567 gene encoding uncharacterized protein LOC126554567, which gives rise to MSVEKRFKSKSVTNDQKSAMVDFMKNHEELAKGKHSSTFTQAIARQQWEELSGVLNSIPGPIKDWKAWRRTWQDLKADAKKKQAQINKNLKGTGGGPSTAGSLDSLSETVVGMIGVVPISGDPLITDYPICFDFDSPNR